The following nucleotide sequence is from Mangifera indica cultivar Alphonso chromosome 17, CATAS_Mindica_2.1, whole genome shotgun sequence.
taaAGACAATTGTCCAAAGCCAACAAAGCCTAGACCAACAATTTAGGAACGCTACTTGGTTCCATCCTTACTTTTcaaaataactaataatatagAGGAGTAATGACGAAAGGAATGAAACACACAATAAACAAAGGTAAACAGAATTGAAATCATCCAAgtcgaaaaatatgaaaaaaagatacaaaatttaatgaagaagaaaattcagGGACACCATGAGGAAACTCCTAAAATATTAACTTCAATAAAAATCAACACTTCTCAAGAGGCATCAAACGCATATAATCTAAAGTCTAAACCAGATTATGGGGAACCATCATGGTACCTTAACAGTgccaaattttttgaaaacaccCTTCAAATCCTCACGCATAACAACATTCATATTATCCTTATAGGTAGCAACAGCagatttttcttccttttcatctCCCTTTTCCATGGAACCTTCAGACGTCTTCTCTCCACTTTCATTATCCACCTTCTGCTCACTTTCTCTGGCAGCACTTTCTGAGGAATCTTGTTCTCCATTTACTTTACTAGAACTATCATTGGCAGGCTCATGAGTACCATTTTTTTCCCCAGCTACCGTATTCTTCAATGTGAATGCAACAATCAAGCCTTTTGGATAACTGTCATCATCATGAGTGCAGACAATTaggttacattttttttttctttgaagcAGGGGGTAGGACCAATAGACCACATAACATAGAGTGTTGTTAATTACTTTGCTTCAGCATTTGAGTTGTTTTTGCGACTTGAACCCATGTGTGGACGAAGTTTCTCAAAAGCTTCAAATTCTTTGGCCTGTTCTTCATCAAAGTCCTTCctgatttttcaagaaaaaattattagaacatacaatgtaaaaataatagtttttttgtGCAGACATGAACAAAAAAGTAAACCATCAAGTCATATCGGTACACACCCAAATCTAAActaataaatctaaaatatctaGGAGATCATAAGTAAGATTCATAGAAGAAACTTCATATGTCCATATATCTGTCTGCTTCTGCATATTGCcaatatatatactcaaataCCAAAAACCATACAGCATTGTTAACCAGacaaaagaattatataaaGCATCATACGCATATTATCAACAACTACATAGAATGTACGTGAAAGAGAAACAATCTAACATAatctaaatacaatatttaatcatgtgTTCTATATTTCCAAAAAGCCTCATTAAAATGAATACAAGAAAAACCTAAATCCCAACAACTTACTTTGACTTCAATTCTAGATCAACACCTGCATAAACCAAGCTTTGCTTCAAAACATTTTGAGCATCTTCCTCTGttgaaaattcaatcaaagCAGTGCCACAAAACAACCTTTTATCAGCTACATGCCGAGGCAACCTCACACTATTAaccttaaataataaaaaaaacataatcagaTGAAGATAactttacttatataattacTCTACATATAGAGTCCACAATGATAGAATTGGTATTATTTAATATAGATATTGCACCAAATCTAAAGTAAGAATCCACATCTCTTTAGAGGCTGCTAATGATGGATTTTAACATTTAACTTAAAGCACTTACACCATTAATAGCCGAAGCCATTCTACATCAAACAATTGGAGTAGCTAATACCTTAGCATATTGAGAGAAAAAGGATGATATATCATCCCGATTCACATCATATTCTAGAGGTGATGCAGCAATTGTTCTTCCATCTAACTGCTCTTTCATATCCTCCGCCTTTGGTAATTCAGCAACTCGACCAACTTTCTTCCCTGAAGGACCCAAAAAGAAAGTAAACAAACGtgtgaaatatatattaaacgaTGCTAATTAATAGAGGTTGATAATTACTATTACCAATAATAGTCTTAAGttttttcctcaaatttaaCACTATATAGAAATTAACTATCAACCGGGTTCTCAGGAAAAATAAGTTCCAGAGAtaagttacaaaattttagcgttttaaattaaaaacaaaaaatcaccTCAAAAGCCATAATACCTCCAAAATACTAAATAGACCATCCGATGCAGCAATTAAATCAAGTCTAATATCTGAATTAAGCTCCACtatattttttactatcaaTTTCTACCTAAGTCGTCCCAAATTTCATAacgaaattttcaattataaatgcCATAAAGTATTTCCTCGAAGACAAACAGAGCATCAGCCTTCCgaagtttagaaaactcaccATCTTCAGAAAGTTTAAGAGAAGTAGACTTTCTAAGAGTTTCTGCCACGGCCTTCAATGTGTCTTCAGGTATTTCTTCTGCCTTCACATTTCCCAATTTCAAATGatctttcatcttcttgaacGAACAAATCAGGGCCAAACTAACCACTACAGTCTCAGTCAAGATCAACAAAAACACTTGCGCAATATTCAAATACTCAGAACATCAAAACTCTGGGTTGCCCTCCCACTATTGGTTTCAAATATTAACCTTTTTTCccataaaaaatcaatataagtaaATAACAGAGTAAGGATACTGGCATCCTGGCTTTCACTAATCTTTTTACGCAGAAACTCATCCGTAGGAATATTGCTATCGCTGAAGTAAAACTCAACCTgcaaaatacaaatataagaaaaaaaataaacaaataactaaagtaatcaaattaaaaagatcATATCTCAAGGcgaaagataaaaagaaagacCTGTCTAAGCACTGCTTTAGCTGCTTGTTCATCCAAGGAAGCCATTGTTTTTGTTGCAAGTAAAAAGAGCAGGAGAGGCGAAGAGCGCTAGACAGAgagtgtttagggttttggggaTATTTCGTTTTGGCgttaaaactaatattatatgtatatattgtcCTCCTTTTCAGTGTTTGAAGTCAACTACGTTAGACTGGCGGAACTTGTTGTCGtccattattaattttttttttttatagatattataaaaatatcataaattattttttatttttaattttaattatattattttttaatttttacctttatttttttatctatttaaatttttttcctttagatATAGTGTCATGAGTTTTCCAATGACAAGAAGATTACAAATGTAATATTGTCCACTAATCTGTATTTGTTTATgttgaattaaattatctttcttttatcatttttgtttaaaatgttaaCTTCTTACTATGTAACAAtgaattaactaaaaatttgttacATATTTCTAATCACATAAAAACGAGATGTTTGATCTTTATCATCCTGCCCTATAAATCTCGTCTTTATCACAAACCGcaattaaactcattttttcctcttttataaCCATAATCAAACTAGTGAAAACAAAAAGTGACTTGGAAACTCTCCTCCCATAGTCAAACTATGTTCTAGGAAGACAACTACCAATACAAACTCCGACACTTCAATCTGAACCTTAACACTAGTTGAAccgaattaaaaaaaattgagttccTATGGAGATTCCTTTCCTGGTGGCTTTGTTGACTTTCGATCATGCCACAAGATCACCGTTCAGAGATGGGTTGTGTTATATAGAGTTTTGGGTGGCAAAGAAGGGAGATTAAAGTTGAAATCGGAACCAAAACCAGGTGTGATGAGTGAAGGCATTTGCAAGGAGAGGTGTTAGTGGCGAAATAAAACAGGGAGATGGTGGAAGGAAGGCTGTTTCGGTCTAGGTGACGACTCAGAGGAGGAAGAATGTTTGGAAGCCGTTATTTTAGGCCATACAAAATGATTGTCTTGTCTATAACAATTTTCAGTAACAGA
It contains:
- the LOC123200624 gene encoding la protein 1-like, with the translated sequence MASLDEQAAKAVLRQVEFYFSDSNIPTDEFLRKKISESQDAMVSLALICSFKKMKDHLKLGNVKAEEIPEDTLKAVAETLRKSTSLKLSEDGKKVGRVAELPKAEDMKEQLDGRTIAASPLEYDVNRDDISSFFSQYAKVNSVRLPRHVADKRLFCGTALIEFSTEEDAQNVLKQSLVYAGVDLELKSKKDFDEEQAKEFEAFEKLRPHMGSSRKNNSNAEANYPKGLIVAFTLKNTVAGEKNGTHEPANDSSSKVNGEQDSSESAARESEQKVDNESGEKTSEGSMEKGDEKEEKSAVATYKDNMNVVMREDLKGVFKKFGTVKFIDFKIGAESGYIRFEEPEGAQKARAAAVLAKEGGLIVKNFIATLEPVSGEAEKEYWSLLRVNQERHRENKGGNQRGRGGKYNRGGKHPRFRENDSATGRPNKAQKVEAA